The following nucleotide sequence is from Rhipicephalus microplus isolate Deutch F79 unplaced genomic scaffold, USDA_Rmic scaffold_1060, whole genome shotgun sequence.
acaagaacagaaataccatagtacacatgaagcactgcagtacagagaatacacaagggtgtacacacacataaaacaatgaacaagtctaacctgtcactaatctacagagcctcaggttcacaaaggccctttttccttttctgccatgaaggctgtacagcacttgcacgtcatgtgccaatacagccttcatggcattcacaccaatttctcggaggccacgtcccccaatctgcaggaggtgcttgcactgtaaaaaaatgcaagaacgcaacagcacatcgaaatgttttcatgataaaaatctgcaagaagaggacactgaa
It contains:
- the LOC142796059 gene encoding uncharacterized protein LOC142796059 isoform X4 encodes the protein MPLLLRILRIQLGIRQQQRQVLQEVRQLKHKCKHLLQIGGRGLREIGVNAMKAVLAHDVQVLYSLHGRKGKRAFVNLRLCRLVTG